One genomic segment of Lysobacter sp. 5GHs7-4 includes these proteins:
- a CDS encoding glutathione peroxidase: protein MTTAYDFTATDIDGQQRSLDEYRGKVLLIVNVASQCGFTPQYTGLEQLERKYQAQGFEVLGFPCDQFGHQEPGDEAEIKEFCSLTYDVSFPLYAKVDVNGDKAHPLWKWLKDEKGGFLGIDAIKWNFSKFLVGRDGKVIKRYAPTDKPESIAGDIEKALA, encoded by the coding sequence ATGACCACCGCCTACGACTTCACCGCCACCGACATCGACGGCCAGCAGCGCTCGCTGGACGAATACCGCGGCAAGGTGTTGCTGATCGTCAACGTCGCCTCGCAATGCGGTTTCACCCCGCAGTACACCGGCCTGGAACAGTTGGAGCGCAAGTACCAGGCGCAGGGCTTCGAGGTGCTGGGTTTCCCCTGCGATCAGTTCGGCCATCAGGAACCGGGCGACGAGGCCGAGATCAAGGAGTTCTGCTCGCTGACCTACGACGTCAGCTTCCCGCTGTACGCCAAGGTCGACGTCAACGGCGACAAGGCGCACCCGCTGTGGAAGTGGCTGAAGGACGAGAAGGGCGGCTTCCTCGGCATCGACGCCATCAAATGGAACTTCAGCAAGTTCCTGGTCGGCCGCGACGGCAAGGTGATCAAGCGCTACGCGCCGACCGACAAGCCCGAGTCGATCGCGGGCGATATCGAGAAAGCGCTGGCTTGA
- a CDS encoding TlpA disulfide reductase family protein — translation MSARPPSPARLRAWCRAALLALLCLGTVFPATADEAAGQAGAQAPQVGDRPPEWLGLDDQGRSLRVGQYRGKVLLVVFWAGWCEQCRRELPQLSALQTGIGRERLQIVAINYAEPQADYEAFLRRNPGLNLTTIRDPGTVARHYRVRAVPNAFLIDTQGRIAHVQRGYTPAKVERLVRELHALLPPVARSPTPAATE, via the coding sequence GTGAGCGCGCGGCCGCCCTCGCCCGCCCGACTGCGCGCCTGGTGCCGGGCCGCGCTGCTGGCGCTGCTCTGTCTGGGCACGGTCTTTCCGGCGACGGCCGACGAGGCCGCCGGCCAGGCCGGCGCGCAGGCGCCGCAGGTCGGCGATAGGCCGCCGGAGTGGTTGGGCCTGGACGACCAGGGCCGCTCGCTGCGGGTCGGCCAGTACCGCGGCAAGGTGCTGCTGGTGGTGTTCTGGGCCGGCTGGTGCGAACAGTGCCGGCGCGAACTGCCGCAGCTGTCGGCGCTGCAAACCGGCATCGGCCGCGAGCGCCTGCAGATCGTCGCGATCAACTACGCCGAACCGCAGGCCGACTACGAGGCCTTCCTGCGCCGCAATCCCGGTTTGAATCTGACCACGATCCGCGACCCGGGCACGGTCGCGCGCCATTACCGGGTGCGCGCGGTGCCCAACGCCTTCCTGATCGACACCCAGGGCCGCATCGCCCACGTGCAACGCGGCTATACGCCGGCCAAGGTCGAGCGCCTGGTGCGCGAGCTGCACGCGCTGCTGCCGCCGGTGGCGCGGTCGCCTACCCCGGCCGCTACCGAGTAG
- a CDS encoding acyltransferase has product MQRRHDIDALRAIAFALLILYHCAMLYVAEWDWHLKSTHLSEPLQIPMLFINRWRMDLIFLISGLSVHFLLRGTSLGRFVVQRSWRLLLPLTFGCLVVVPIQPYAQGVANGAVEPGFVDFLLRYYQFQPWPKDAFDGWEYGFTWNHLWYLAYLWVYTIALAALLPLFRNGLGRWLHARVAGLRGWKLAILPALPLALATMLLQPHFEETGDLIHDWYRHAIYFSVFLYGYWLGNDSGLWNELVRLRKWTLGLALGLFGFYLSLVLLLPDEIPDLLQNSLWLLRNLYIWFALSAVLGWGHALLNRPFRWLPWANEAVYPWYVLHQSLTVLIAYWILPWHLGPVSEPVIVVVGTVLGCWGLYEIVRRVPLLRPCFGLKMRPRERAKTVVPVQLQAANDVA; this is encoded by the coding sequence ATGCAACGCCGCCACGACATCGACGCCCTGCGCGCGATCGCCTTCGCCCTGCTGATCCTCTACCACTGCGCCATGCTGTACGTGGCCGAGTGGGACTGGCATCTGAAAAGCACGCACCTGTCCGAGCCGCTGCAGATCCCGATGCTGTTCATCAACCGCTGGCGCATGGACCTGATCTTCCTGATCTCGGGCCTGTCGGTGCACTTCCTGCTGCGCGGCACCTCGCTGGGCCGCTTCGTGGTCCAGCGCAGCTGGCGCCTGCTGCTGCCGCTGACCTTCGGCTGCCTGGTGGTGGTGCCGATCCAACCCTACGCGCAGGGCGTGGCCAACGGCGCGGTCGAGCCGGGCTTCGTCGACTTCCTGCTGCGCTATTACCAGTTCCAGCCCTGGCCCAAGGACGCGTTCGACGGCTGGGAGTACGGCTTCACCTGGAACCACCTGTGGTACCTGGCCTACCTGTGGGTCTACACCATCGCCCTGGCCGCGCTGCTGCCGCTGTTCCGCAACGGCCTGGGCCGCTGGCTGCATGCGCGGGTGGCCGGCCTGCGCGGCTGGAAGCTGGCGATCCTGCCGGCGCTGCCGCTGGCCCTGGCGACCATGCTGCTGCAGCCGCACTTCGAGGAAACCGGCGACCTGATCCACGACTGGTACCGCCACGCGATCTACTTCAGCGTATTCCTCTACGGCTACTGGCTGGGCAACGACAGCGGTTTGTGGAACGAGCTGGTGCGCCTGCGCAAATGGACCCTGGGCCTGGCGCTGGGCCTGTTCGGCTTCTACCTGAGTCTGGTGCTGTTGCTGCCGGACGAGATTCCGGACCTGCTGCAGAACAGCCTCTGGCTGCTGCGCAACCTGTACATCTGGTTCGCGCTCTCGGCCGTCCTGGGCTGGGGCCACGCCCTGCTCAACCGTCCGTTCCGCTGGCTGCCCTGGGCCAATGAGGCGGTCTACCCCTGGTACGTGCTGCACCAGAGCCTGACCGTGCTGATCGCGTACTGGATCCTGCCCTGGCACCTGGGCCCGGTGAGCGAGCCGGTGATCGTGGTGGTCGGGACGGTGCTGGGCTGCTGGGGGCTGTACGAGATCGTTCGCCGGGTGCCACTGCTGCGGCCGTGCTTCGGGCTGAAGATGCGGCCGCGGGAGCGGGCGAAGACCGTCGTGCCGGTGCAACTGCAAGCGGCCAACGACGTGGCGTGA
- a CDS encoding ferredoxin--NADP reductase, with the protein MSSAFGTETVLDVRHWTDDYFSFTTTRDDGFRFDNGQFVMIGLQVPQADGSSKPLLRAYSIASANWEEQLEFFSIKVPNGPLTSRLKDIRPGDEVLIGRKPTGTLLIHDLHVGRNLYLLGTGTGFAPWLSVIKDPETYERFERVILCHGVRCAQDLAYRDYIVNELPKHEFLGEQIAAKLRYFPAVSREAFDFAGHDQRGRLTEMMASGRMMEQLGIEPLDAEHDRAMICGSPQMLADFRELLDGRGFSAAPRIGTPGQYVYERAFVEK; encoded by the coding sequence ATGTCCTCCGCTTTTGGCACCGAGACGGTGCTGGACGTCCGTCACTGGACCGACGACTACTTCAGCTTCACCACCACCCGCGACGACGGATTCCGCTTCGACAACGGCCAGTTCGTGATGATCGGACTGCAGGTGCCGCAGGCGGACGGTTCGTCCAAGCCGCTGCTGCGCGCGTATTCGATCGCCAGCGCGAACTGGGAAGAACAGCTGGAGTTCTTCAGCATCAAGGTGCCCAACGGCCCGCTGACCTCGCGCCTGAAGGACATCCGTCCCGGCGACGAGGTGCTGATCGGCCGCAAGCCCACCGGCACGCTGCTGATCCACGACCTGCACGTGGGCCGCAACCTGTATCTGCTGGGCACCGGCACCGGCTTCGCGCCCTGGCTGTCGGTGATCAAGGATCCGGAGACCTACGAACGCTTCGAGCGCGTGATCCTCTGCCACGGCGTGCGTTGCGCGCAGGACCTGGCCTACCGCGACTACATCGTCAACGAGCTGCCCAAGCACGAGTTCCTGGGCGAGCAGATCGCGGCCAAGCTGCGCTACTTCCCGGCGGTGAGCCGCGAGGCCTTCGATTTCGCCGGCCACGACCAGCGCGGACGGCTGACCGAGATGATGGCCAGCGGTCGCATGATGGAGCAGCTGGGCATCGAGCCGCTGGACGCCGAGCACGACCGCGCCATGATCTGCGGCAGCCCGCAGATGCTGGCCGACTTCCGCGAGCTGCTGGATGGCCGCGGCTTCAGCGCGGCGCCGCGCATCGGCACGCCGGGCCAATACGTCTACGAGCGCGCGTTCGTCGAGAAGTGA
- a CDS encoding TonB-dependent receptor: MRQHVRAPRSHALAIAVAISLTSAAAFAQDAPAAAETAPAAESDAKTLDALMVTAQRRVERAKDVPMALTTVDAEKLHVLGSGGGDIRFLSGRLPSLNIESSFGRAFPRFYIRGLGNTDFDLNASQPVSLVYDDVVLENPLLKGFPVFDMENVELLRGPQGTLFGRNTPAGVVKFESAKPTRELEGYGQVAYGSHGTTNIEGAISGPLGPNWSARASVLYQRRDEWVTNTNPNARTNPKLEGYDESAARLQLQYDGSDTFHALFNVHARHLNGTARLFRANIFRPGTNDLVAGFDDDKIAIDGRNSQQLDTFGASARLSWDFGNDLTLYSITGYETADSFSRGDIDGGVGAAFLPTGSYPGVIPFTAESADGLPDHRQWTQEFRLESNYSGPLNWQAGLFYFDEDITVDSFNYDTLGGGVQAGWAQQKQRNKAWAAYGSLDYAVTDKLTLRGGLRYTQDKKDFTASVLQSAPFGAPVSGPFPVHTDVDDVSWDASAVYQATPDVNLYARVAKGFRAPSIQGRLLFQVPPQPSVADAEKVISYETGVKADLWDKRARLGFAVFHYNVDNQQLNAVGGAANQTILLNADKTVGQGFELDFDAYLTDNLMVTLGASYNDTEIKDANLAVAPCGSGMCTVTDPLVAGRAMIDGNPLPQAPKWVYNLTARYSLPVGDGGEFFVYTDWAYRSEVNFFLYEAKEFRGKALLEGGLRVGYGWDNGKYEVALYGRNILDKVQAVGAIDFNNLTGFVNEPRIVGVEFKAGF, encoded by the coding sequence ATGCGTCAGCACGTCCGTGCTCCCCGCAGCCATGCCCTGGCCATCGCCGTCGCGATCAGCCTGACTTCCGCCGCCGCTTTCGCGCAGGACGCGCCCGCCGCCGCCGAGACGGCGCCCGCCGCCGAATCCGACGCCAAGACCCTGGACGCGCTGATGGTCACCGCGCAGCGCCGCGTCGAGCGCGCCAAGGACGTGCCGATGGCGCTCACCACCGTCGACGCCGAGAAGCTGCATGTGCTGGGTTCCGGCGGTGGCGACATCCGCTTCCTGTCCGGCCGTCTGCCCAGCCTGAACATCGAATCCTCGTTCGGCCGCGCCTTCCCGCGCTTCTACATTCGTGGCCTGGGCAACACCGACTTCGATCTCAACGCCTCGCAGCCGGTCTCGCTGGTGTACGACGACGTGGTGCTGGAGAACCCGCTGCTGAAGGGCTTCCCGGTGTTCGACATGGAGAACGTCGAGCTGCTGCGCGGCCCGCAGGGCACGCTGTTCGGCCGCAACACGCCGGCCGGCGTGGTCAAGTTCGAATCGGCCAAGCCGACCCGCGAACTCGAAGGCTACGGCCAGGTCGCCTACGGCAGCCACGGCACCACCAATATCGAAGGCGCGATCAGCGGCCCGCTGGGCCCGAACTGGTCGGCGCGCGCCTCGGTGCTGTACCAGCGCCGCGACGAGTGGGTGACCAACACCAACCCGAACGCCCGCACCAATCCCAAGCTGGAAGGCTACGACGAGTCGGCCGCGCGCCTGCAGCTGCAGTACGACGGCAGCGACACCTTCCACGCTCTGTTCAACGTGCATGCGCGCCATCTCAACGGCACCGCGCGCCTGTTCCGCGCCAACATCTTCCGGCCCGGCACGAACGATCTGGTGGCCGGTTTCGATGACGACAAGATCGCCATCGACGGCCGCAACTCGCAGCAGCTCGACACCTTCGGCGCCAGCGCGCGCCTGAGCTGGGACTTCGGCAACGACCTCACGCTGTACTCGATCACCGGCTACGAGACGGCTGATTCCTTCAGCCGCGGCGATATCGACGGCGGCGTGGGCGCGGCGTTCCTGCCGACGGGCAGCTACCCGGGTGTGATCCCGTTCACCGCCGAATCCGCCGACGGTCTGCCCGACCACCGCCAGTGGACCCAGGAGTTCCGCCTGGAGTCCAACTACAGCGGCCCGCTGAACTGGCAGGCCGGCCTGTTCTACTTCGACGAAGACATCACCGTCGACAGCTTCAACTACGACACCCTCGGCGGCGGCGTGCAGGCCGGCTGGGCGCAGCAGAAGCAGCGCAACAAGGCCTGGGCCGCGTACGGTTCGCTGGACTATGCGGTCACCGACAAGCTGACCCTGCGCGGCGGCTTGCGTTACACCCAGGACAAGAAGGACTTCACCGCCAGCGTGCTGCAGAGCGCGCCGTTCGGTGCGCCGGTGTCGGGCCCGTTCCCGGTCCACACCGACGTCGACGACGTCAGCTGGGATGCCAGCGCGGTCTATCAGGCCACGCCCGACGTGAACCTGTACGCCCGCGTCGCCAAGGGCTTCCGCGCGCCGTCGATCCAGGGCCGCCTGCTGTTCCAGGTGCCGCCGCAGCCGTCGGTGGCCGATGCCGAGAAGGTCATTTCCTACGAGACTGGCGTCAAGGCCGACCTGTGGGACAAGCGCGCGCGCCTGGGCTTCGCGGTATTCCATTACAACGTCGACAACCAGCAGCTCAACGCCGTCGGCGGCGCCGCCAACCAGACCATCCTGCTCAACGCCGACAAGACCGTGGGCCAGGGCTTCGAGTTGGACTTCGACGCCTACCTCACCGACAACCTGATGGTCACCCTCGGCGCCAGCTACAACGACACCGAGATCAAGGATGCCAACCTCGCCGTCGCTCCCTGCGGCAGCGGCATGTGCACGGTCACCGATCCGCTGGTGGCCGGCCGCGCGATGATCGACGGCAACCCGCTGCCGCAGGCCCCGAAGTGGGTCTACAACCTGACCGCGCGCTACTCGCTGCCGGTCGGCGACGGCGGCGAGTTCTTCGTCTACACCGACTGGGCCTACCGCAGCGAAGTGAACTTCTTCCTCTACGAGGCCAAGGAGTTCCGCGGCAAGGCCCTGCTGGAAGGCGGCCTGCGCGTGGGTTACGGCTGGGACAACGGCAAGTACGAGGTGGCGCTGTACGGCCGCAACATCCTCGACAAGGTGCAGGCGGTCGGCGCGATCGACTTCAACAACCTGACCGGCTTCGTCAACGAGCCGCGCATCGTGGGTGTGGAGTTCAAGGCCGGCTTCTGA
- a CDS encoding LytTR family DNA-binding domain-containing protein gives MDYPPTAARIADADTAIPPAQPTVPLSAWDRYQPWRRTAEVASWVLLFAANAIGGTLTTIIDIHRIGLDIPDWAPAIWEASSCLVALCLVPLLVWYTRRVPLRFDTWRQALALHLLGSVVWSLLHVSLMVGLRKLIYLGMGESYDFGSWGMGLVYEYLKDARSYVYMVLWIEAYRLLMRRWQGEASLLAPPDDLPEPAVPERPERFLVRKLGKEFLIAAGEVEWLQASSNYVNLHLRGRDYPLRTTMATIEAQLDPARFVRVHRSYMVNLDCVGEIEPLESGDARITMRDGTRIPCSRRYRGVLRQDRRAA, from the coding sequence ATGGACTACCCACCGACCGCGGCCCGCATAGCCGACGCCGACACCGCCATCCCGCCGGCGCAGCCGACCGTCCCCCTCAGCGCCTGGGACCGCTACCAGCCCTGGCGCCGCACCGCCGAGGTCGCCAGCTGGGTACTGCTGTTCGCGGCCAACGCGATCGGCGGCACGCTGACGACCATCATCGACATCCACCGCATCGGTCTGGACATCCCCGACTGGGCGCCGGCGATCTGGGAGGCGAGCAGCTGCCTGGTCGCCCTGTGCCTGGTGCCGTTGCTGGTCTGGTACACACGGCGCGTCCCGCTGCGGTTCGACACCTGGCGGCAGGCGCTGGCCCTGCATCTGCTGGGCAGCGTGGTCTGGTCGCTGCTGCACGTCAGCCTGATGGTCGGGCTGCGCAAGCTGATCTACCTGGGCATGGGCGAGTCCTACGACTTCGGCTCCTGGGGCATGGGTTTGGTCTACGAGTACCTCAAGGACGCGCGCTCCTACGTCTATATGGTGTTGTGGATCGAGGCCTACCGTCTGCTGATGCGGCGCTGGCAGGGCGAGGCCAGTCTGCTGGCGCCGCCGGACGACCTGCCCGAGCCGGCCGTGCCGGAGCGGCCGGAGCGTTTCCTGGTGCGCAAGCTGGGCAAGGAGTTCCTGATCGCGGCCGGCGAGGTCGAATGGCTGCAGGCCTCGTCCAACTACGTGAACCTGCATCTGCGCGGGCGCGACTATCCGCTGCGCACCACCATGGCCACAATCGAGGCGCAGCTGGACCCGGCGCGCTTCGTGCGCGTGCACCGTTCTTATATGGTCAACCTGGACTGCGTGGGCGAGATCGAGCCGCTGGAAAGCGGCGACGCGCGCATCACCATGCGCGACGGCACCCGCATCCCCTGCAGCCGGCGTTATCGCGGCGTGTTGCGGCAGGACCGGCGCGCGGCCTGA